The Xiphophorus maculatus strain JP 163 A chromosome 5, X_maculatus-5.0-male, whole genome shotgun sequence nucleotide sequence cagttttactttaatttgcaAGAGCACATGTGCATTTTACTAAAAGCACTTTAGCACTTCATGCAGCACTACGCTTTAAGCATGGAGTTTCACATCCACTACTTTCACACAAGAAGTTGTAACTATTTATTGAACATTTACTTAGTATTTTAATAATTAGCATGTAGTGTTTTCTTCCAGGCTCTGTATACAGCTGCTACTCATAGACAAGTGAGGTGGTTACCTGTTAAGGGAGAATAATAATTACTCAGAGCAAATGGGGGCTACTGGTTAGTGAAACTTGAGCAAATGCTTgtgtagaaaatgttaaaagtgtgGGTGCAAGAACAGTGAGATGGCAGTGGTAAGAGGTAATGACTCCCCTGTCTTTTTTGTGTCCAGTTCTGGGTGTTTGGGCAAATATTTCACACGGGAGTACAGACAAACCATATCATGTTTTTGAGGTTATTCTGTGAGATTTCTAGAAATTTACAGCAATATAAGTGGATACCTTAGTAAAGTGAAGGGGGACTCTTTCGTTAAATTCATCTATTGGATCTGAGATATGAGTCAAAGGGGCTGTAGTATGTTTAGAGAGCAACCAACTCTGATAAATACACACCATATATGGACATGCCAGATATGAATGTGGGGCAATCTGCCACAAGCTCAGTTTCATTTTCACCATCTCACCTTCTATTATGGACTCCTCTGACACACCAcgctgttcttcttcttctgcaacAAGTAACACAGCAACAATGATAAACTATGAGTTCACCACAACAATCATTACATCAAAATATCTGGTTCTGTACAAGCAGCTCATGCTTGTACAATTTTCTAACTATCTGAGATTTATAATCtgctttatgaataaaaacattattattacattcagtttaaaattttaaaagcaataGGGTAGCTTCAGTGTATCATCATGCTCTTACCCACAGTCAGATGAAACTGGGTGTAGTTTCCAACACTCCACTTGGGGTCTGATCTACACCAGTATGTCCCAGAATCCTCTGATTTAAGTTTTGTGATCACCACAGAAAAAAAGGTGGCATTAACATTATGCAGTGTGACGCTGCCTTGATAAGTGATGTATGTGCAGTTGCTGCGCTGGTCTCCTTTGCAGAGGAACATCATATTGTTATGATGATGACGTGGATAAGGACACTGGAAGGTTACAGCACGACCCACAATCCCACTCATGTCCTTTGACTCCACACAGCACCACtctgacaaaaaacaacaacatgtttGTTGAAGGTTCAAGTCACACTCTTCTATGGCAATTGATCTCAGCAAAGGTAGCTAGTTTGACTTCTCACCTTTGACCTCTAGCTCGACAGCAGAGAAATCATCCGATCCTGAGTTTCTCTGTACTCCACAAAGATACGACCCAGAATCGTTCAGGGTCAGACTGGAAATGGTCACTGTGAATATTCTTGACTTCCTGTCATCAGAGAGTCTGAATCGTCCATTTTGTGTGTTGTTAGAGGTGATCACTGCCTGCTGTCGACATGTGGAGGGCCggtttcctctgcagaggaaCTTCAGCTTGTTGACAGACTGAGAGTCGTACGGACAGCTGATGGTCACTGAACCTTCCTCAATACTTTGGGTTTTATTCACCGGGTCACAACATCTGTCTGACatgaggttaaaaaaacaatgtaaagtgaaagaaaaactagTCAAAAATCTTCACTTAATAGAAAGTTGTACTTTTTTGATAgagatttatatttaacattatagACTAGTACAATTGTCTTGTATTAACATGTCTGCATTGATGtctaaacatgtatttattttcaacatagAAGACGATCCAGATCTGCAAGTACATGATAATTCAACtagcaaaattagaaaatacatttagctTCTAATAACAGCTAAATTTAAGACCACACATTGATTAAAAGTGTGTATTACTAACATGGTTAGACTTTGATGCttcatttaatgcattttaatttgttgtgaaATCTATAGTGAAATATAGAAACATGAACTTATTATTTACCTTCTTTTATGTGCAGTTTTACTTCACTGTAGGTATCTATTCCCCACACTGTGACTCCACACCAGTATTTCTCAGCATCATGTGATTGAAGATCAGAAATGGTCACTGTGACGATTCTGTTCTTTATATCATCAGTGATGGAATATTtgcctttatttttctgttttgttgtaatGAGAACGTCACTGGAGCCACAGTCAttcttacaaaagtatttttcactATCCTTAAATCTCTCATCATAGTGGCATGAAACATTTATATCTCTTCCCTCATATCCAAACACTTCGATCAAACCTTCAGCACTGATCACAAaactcagagctgctgcagacagaaaacaacatcagtttagtttttatgcttcaacatttgaacaataaatattttttttacaagttttgtaaaactactttttcaaataaaaagcacaattagTTTGTGTGAGATCAGACGATCACATTTCAGTcacaacacaaacaggaagtgctacTGAGTCTTTAAGTAAATGCTACATAATTTATAAAcacatcttattttatttaaataaaattcatcatAAGATTAAAGCAAACTGTTGTAGATGATATATTATGTCTTACTGCAGATGATGATGTGTTGATGGCTCCACATCTCTTTGTTCTTCTAAACCAGAGCTAAACTGAGgcagaagttattttaaaatgagacatttagAGGAAACGTCAGAGCTATTAAGGATCCTGACATTCAGAAAGTTTAACAGCTTTTGAAAGTGTCGACTTACCTCACAAGTGTGAAACGTCTTGTTTCTGCATTGGTCAAGTGATAACTCTGCAACCGCTGACCTCACAGGCTTTACTCACAAATacaggaaatagatttttttcaccacaACAAAGTTTGGGTGGATTATTGAGGGACActcagttttcaggttttaatctCAGCTGTGCAGATCTTCATGTTTGAATTTGAGAGAAACAGgagagaacaaaaatataattcaatgcaactaactttaattttaaattattgtcatttgcAAAAAATAGAATGAAATTCTTAGTCTGACTCCTCAGCAAacagtaaatatataaatagaaaaGGCCATATTTATAAAAGACAATTGATaaattgtaaatgtatttacttaAAAGCAAATCGAGAAACAAAGGTCGTATGTCAGCAACCACGGAGGGCGCCATCTTGtctatttgattttattctaaatttgtatgattttaaaatgaattttaaaatgattttaaaatctacTCCTGCTTTTAAAGCCAATGGAAACCCGTCAGCGCCTGGGGATAGCCACACGCATGGTCCTTATGTCGGATTACTGGATCCCGCGCCTTCCGCACCTGGGGCTGGCGGAGTTACAGCAGGAGGCAGAGCAGGCGCGCCGGACAGCGATTGCCGTGCTGAACGGTAAccctctgcctcccaagccgcaTAGTCTCTCCGCCAGCTCAGACCCAGCTCCAGCTCCGGGACCAGTAACTCCAGCATCTCCAGGACCAGTacctccagccggcgcacccgagcccgatttaatttatatttgaaaacaaataaatattaaaacttacCAGACAAGATGAACAACACGATCTGGAAGCTCCACATCTGTGCATTACTGAGGACAACAAACTAAACCAGAAATAATGTTGAAGTGAAACATGAAGTATTTTAAGGAAACCACATTGGTGTGATGAGTTCAGCCCTTCACACATATCAGCAGGCCTCATAAATGATGTGTATAATGATCATTTTCTCTATGTTTCAAATGCTAAAACTAAACTCtatcaaaacaaccaaacagtAAGAAGACATGCTTATtattagtaaaattaaaataagtgtttACAAAGTTGGAGGAAATGGCCATAGGAAACGTGGGAGGGCTGAGGTGTAGTGGTTAGTGCTGTATCATCTCAGCAAGaatatttcctgtttaaatATAAGTGAAGCAGAACTTTCTGTCTAtagtttgcttatttattttagaacattCATCGATGTTCTCCAGGTTCTCTTTCTCTCATTGCAAAACTGCTTATAGTAACAGGATCTAGTGAATAAAATGAGCAGGAAGAAACATGTTGCCACACATTGAAGGtagaattaaaatttattttacagtcaAACTGACAAATGACAAATATAGAAACATACAAAAAGATTACTAGAACAATTTAAGAGCATGAAAATACTACAGTTATAAAAACGGTTTTCCTCTGCAGAAAACCTTATCACCTTCATGATTtagtcttaatttaaaaagaaacaaaggctgGTTCATCAAAAACCtcttatttattattgtgtGGAGAAACTTACTGTAATAAAACAAGTtgcatcattaaaatatttagcaattaGCATCTAAATCTTTAAATTAGCTTGAAATGTATATAATAATTTCCTCTGCAGTGCATTTCATCATTTTGCTTTCCGACAATCAGAATAAATATCTTCATTTGTGGTGAGACTTTGGTTCACATGTTGAGATTCTGCAGCTTCATCGTTGCTCCTGATGCTTTGATGCAAAGGTTGAGCTGTCTACTGGAttttcacaaatctgaaaaataatcatttatgaTATTCAGATAAATGAGATTTATATTACTGAGCAGAAAAACTTATCTGGATAAATGTTCATAATCCCACAGGACAAAACCTGAAGGATCTGAACACAAAGATAAAGTCAGATTCCACTGTGCAAAATATCAACATGGagagtgataaaaaaaaagattaatgtagaaaaatgtatattcaGTGGTGGGTTGTGAGGGCCAGCAGAGCCTTGTCTGCTCGCCctagaaatctgaaaagaaaatgtcttagtcatatttaattttatctataattttatttgtatttacaaaCAAGTAGCTTATTGGTATTATTGAGGTTTCACTTTAatttcctactttttttttctttgtgggctctagtgtcccatATATGAAAGTAGTCATATAGGAAAGGGGCAAAGACATGCGGCAATatcatcgggtccgggagtcgaacccacgacggccatgtcgaggactcaaggcctccaaacatgggtcgcgctatcccctacgccaccacggctaCGCCCATTAATTTCCTGCTTAAGATGTGCCTTAAGCGCATCTGGCGAGCCGCTCCACCTCAGGACCTGCTGTACAAATTCAGATACCCCTTCCTCAAAAATGCAGTGCAACAGGCCATTGTTGGCATGACTAGCATAattatcagccaatcagaatttACATGCAATAATGGTGAGCCTCACTGGCCCTACAGTAAGTGAAGAGCGTTCCCTGTATTCCCTATTAAAATCATCTTTTTCAAGACGATCTTCAcgaataaaaaattaaaaaatgtaaaacccgCACCAAACCTGGATTCACTAACACAAAGCAGTAAGAACTTTGCAAGGCATTTTAGAGACTGTAACTATGAGCGCTACAAGGGGCTAACAGCTAGCACTGAACACTACAAGTTATtgtatggattttatttacaagtaatgGGTGAGTGTTACTTTTCTATTACATTCTCATACGTAGTGTAACGATTCTGAGTTTTAGTTCTGCTGGGTCCTTATGGTTATGTGTATTTGCTATAAGTTGCATTGTGATCTTATTGTTATGTGTAGAGTGTTGTGGGCTTCCCCTGTCTGACTCTGCTGATTCCCACACACATGTGATAGGCCTGTCATGTGGGCGAGGGATCGGTGGAGCGGCAGtactgttaaggaaaaatgattaattttagtgcttaatacagttaatctacgacatgtgtaacagttatattcaatactcttatttggaacaggtttcgtctgagatgcggtaagGAGCTGAATAAGCAGGCATCAGAcaagcagggcccttttcctcccccgctgacacacagggcaataaaatttacattcaaatGGGGAGAACTAAGGAAGTTTGGGGGGAAGAGACTTCagaggtgtctgtgaaatctcatctcaagacgtttggcgccagggatctgcCCGTACCAGACAGCGACGAGCACTAAATGGTCCGCCCTTTtgcttagacaaaaaccagacacctttgccataaatgaggggagtttccaggTTTCTCTGAGTGCTGAGGGAGTTTCCAataggtcaaagaacggaacgccttggctgcataaattaaatagtgAAACACCTATTTGGTTTAAGATTACGTACACGGAGCACGCCGAGAGAGAGACAGCGGCCGctattttttttgcctttttttgtctttgttttatgtttgtttgtcttccccttgtgtgtctttatttttatgagaaaaatgcatatctctgtacctctgcagctttgttaattgattcatgcgttgctttgtgtgggattaaactctgtgatctgtgacgtcaacacgctttgttgttgtttcgttttagcagcacgccgtcGCTCGTCAGGATCCCGGgcaaaattaaagaggaaagagccaaacgttttgtccaaagctagcattaaattaCCTCTTTTTTAATAGTACCAGGACCGGAAGTGGAAAGAGTTCAGAGTTGGGTCAGCAGTGAAACTATCTGTTGAATGTACCAGTTTGTTAGAGGCgtgagctgcagcctcaggAGTAGCAGATCGTACTTATCCTAATAAACCCTGTTTGGTGGGACTACAGCTGCGGTACTGAGGTCATTACAATACTttacttaatatttttcttttaattgctcATTTGCTATATCAGCAGTTTGGATTGATGTTGAGATTAACTGGGGAAGATAGAAAAGTTTTGCTAAATTGGTGGATGTTCAATAATGTGTGCTATTGCCtgtgtattttgttaaaatatacaTTGATATATTGCTTGATATTGTTGGgctgcattgttgtttttctttgcgtatttttatttatttgcatattattgGATGTCTGTTTCTTGGTGTGGTGAATAGTTCTTACACTGTCCTGCAAATGGTGTGTATTGTTCAGGTATAGTTGACGTCTCTTGAAGGCCCTGACTGAAACTCCACGTCATGCCACTGTTTGTACTGAGTCCTGACGGGCTGGcaagatttttgtgtttgtttgcatttttgccagcagtaacatccagctgtgtatcatgtgacttgtgtgatgcgaaaaaagtgaTTCCAATCCTGTTTTGCGAAATACCTCTATTTTGATACAACTAAAGAACCACCTCATGTTAGggcaaaactttttattgaaaattataaggtttttttttaactggtgtgtttccattaagcaaatttattttatagttaatGAAAAATTATCTAATGTCCTTGCaagaaaaaatctttaagaGTTGCAACTTTGTGGACTTACATCATTGATCCTCGGGTTCTTAGAAGCATCAGAAGTGTTCAATACAATCATTTGGATATCtacaagaacaataaaaaacattgtctctgttttttctgggttttttctcGAGTTTTAGTATCGTATGTTGATGTTCTGGGTAAATTCACCTTGTtgcttcaattttcttttaagaatcATCAGAAGGACAAACGGCAGGATCCACAGCAGAAACAGGACGACACGCAGAATGTAAAATAAGGTCAGAtctgaaaagaagagaaaggagAATTTAATAGGCATGGACAGAAAATTTCCTGGAAAAAGACACAGAGAATGAAAGCATGTAATAACAATTTGAAACATTGTTTACAAA carries:
- the LOC106699588 gene encoding polymeric immunoglobulin receptor-like isoform X2 — its product is MWSHQHIIICTLSFVISAEGLIEVFGYEGRDINVSCHYDERFKDSEKYFCKNDCGSSDVLITTKQKNKGKYSITDDIKNRIVTVTISDLQSHDAEKYWCGVTVWGIDTYSEVKLHIKEDRCCDPVNKTQSIEEGSVTISCPYDSQSVNKLKFLCRGNRPSTCRQQAVITSNNTQNGRFRLSDDRKSRIFTVTISSLTLNDSGSYLCGVQRNSGSDDFSAVELEVKEWCCVESKDMSGIVGRAVTFQCPYPRHHHNNMMFLCKGDQRSNCTYITYQGSVTLHNVNATFFSVVITKLKSEDSGTYWCRSDPKWSVGNYTQFHLTVEEEEQRGVSEESIIEALYWLFAALPVLLLILIIILVKVCKPKRRQLKVEAAVDMNTSKLEAADAQDVTSGEDLYQNYDDPAIRSQQRACKEQRSVQFFEDYEDEAQYGNISTTEDIYRNEFFLKTQS
- the LOC106699588 gene encoding polymeric immunoglobulin receptor-like isoform X1; the encoded protein is MWSHQHIIICTALSFVISAEGLIEVFGYEGRDINVSCHYDERFKDSEKYFCKNDCGSSDVLITTKQKNKGKYSITDDIKNRIVTVTISDLQSHDAEKYWCGVTVWGIDTYSEVKLHIKEDRCCDPVNKTQSIEEGSVTISCPYDSQSVNKLKFLCRGNRPSTCRQQAVITSNNTQNGRFRLSDDRKSRIFTVTISSLTLNDSGSYLCGVQRNSGSDDFSAVELEVKEWCCVESKDMSGIVGRAVTFQCPYPRHHHNNMMFLCKGDQRSNCTYITYQGSVTLHNVNATFFSVVITKLKSEDSGTYWCRSDPKWSVGNYTQFHLTVEEEEQRGVSEESIIEALYWLFAALPVLLLILIIILVKVCKPKRRQLKVEAAVDMNTSKLEAADAQDVTSGEDLYQNYDDPAIRSQQRACKEQRSVQFFEDYEDEAQYGNISTTEDIYRNEFFLKTQS